The following proteins come from a genomic window of Oncorhynchus masou masou isolate Uvic2021 chromosome 25, UVic_Omas_1.1, whole genome shotgun sequence:
- the LOC135514354 gene encoding acetyl-CoA carboxylase-like isoform X1 has product MLPLLLSGFLLILWLLWRIKDKMMLDQGGETQTGCGSPAAAAQEEMQAADGLTAAVHTPAPVEHSTPMVLASSTSDSGANGPQTHIDPSEGPMIPRAGGSQPPQASSEGMTEQYTQTQQSPFVVPQPPSRTTRPKLSSGPEVRRACLKFILGASEDNSSDDELPLTMKPPTGSSSSEATASTVRQTASATSTAFSPPQQVQSVTLTTTSPGMRPSMSHPHLVKKVREIRKMELQRDFTVASPAEFVTRFGGNRVINKVLIANNGIAAVKCMRSIRRWSYEMFRNERTIRFVVMVTPEDLKANAEYIKMADHYVPVPGGANNNNYANVELIVDIAKRIPVQGVWAGWGHASENPKLPELLDKNGISFLGPPSKAMWALGDKVASSIVAQSADIPTLPWSGSGLRVDWTEDDQRLGHVISVPPEVYVHGCVRDVDDGLAGADRIGYPVVIKASEGGGGKGIRKVDNAEDFASFFRQVQAEVPGSPIFVMQLAQHARHLEVQILADQYGNAISLFGRDCSIQRRHQKIIEEAPATIASATTFEHMEQYAVRLAKMVGYVSAGTVEYLFSEDGSFHFLELNPRLQVEHPCTEMIGDVNLPAAQLQIAMGIPLHRIKDIRVLYGETPWGDTTINFEAPDCVPSPRGHVIAARITSENPDEGFKPSSGTVQELNFRSSKNVWGYFSVGAAGGLHEFADSQFGHCFSWGENREEAISNMVVAMKELCIRGDFRTTVEYLIKLLETESFRNNDIDTGWLDNLIADKVQAERPDTTLGVVCGSLHVADASFRKSMSDFLHSLERGQVLPAASLLNTVDVDLIYEGVKYCLKVARQSPTTYVIIMNGSDIEIDVHRLSDGGLLLSYNGSSYTTYMKEEVDSYRITVGNKTCVFEKERDPTVLRSSSAGKLLQYLVEDGGHICAGNSYAEIEVMKMVMTLTVVESGCVHYVKRHGAVLEPGCVVARLDLDDPSNIQPVELNTASFPAQQPLPIVGEKLHQVFHMVLENLVKVMAGYCLTEPYFSNKVKQWVDTLMKTLRDPSLPLLELQELMTSVASRIPPSVEKAIRKVMAQYASNITSVLCQFPSQRIACILDSHAATLQKKADREVFFMNTQSIVQLVQRYRSGIRGYMKSVVLDLLKCYLQVEMQFQQAHYDKCVINLREQYKPDMTPVLESIFSHAQVSKKNVLVTILIDQLCGRDPTLADELMVILNELTQLNKMENSKVALRARQVLIASHLPSYELRHNQVESIFLSAIDMYGHQFCPENLKKLILSETSIFDVLPNFFYHSNRVVCMAALEVYVRRGYIAYELNSLQHHQLQDGTCAVDFQFMLPSSHPNRGSSPTLNRLTMPVNSVGQFEMRRQGSELFLDGAFSPPCQRMGAMVAFQCFEDFKRNFDEVISSFADPLLESPLFPEACSSLYEEDTCKQNMKENPIHIINVSIKSADTEDDDTLVTAFAAFAQSKKVLLFEHGIRRITFLVAQRREFPKFFTFRARDGFQEDRIYRNLEPALAFQLELNRMRNFDLTAVPCANSKMHQYLGAARVQEGAEVTDYRYFIRAIMRHSDLITKEASFEYLQNEGERLLLEAMDELEVAFSNTKWRTDCNHIFLNFVPTVIMDPSKIEESVRSMVMRYGSRLWKLRVLQAELKINIRLTPTGTAIPIRLFLTNESGYYLDISLYKEVTDPSTGQIMFQSYGDKQGPLHGMLINHPYVTKDLLQSKRFQAQTLGTTYVYDFPEMFRQALFKLWGPGDSYPKDVLMCTELVLDPHDRLVQMNRLPGDNEVGMVAFRMRMKTPEYPEGRDIIVICNDITYMIGSFGPQEDQLFLRASEMARAEGIPRIYISANSGARIGLAEEIRHMFQVAWTDPQDPYKGFKYLYLTPQDYTRISSTNAVHCHHVEEGGESRYIITDIIGTEDGLGVENLRGSGTIAGESSQAYEEIITISMVTCRAIGIGAYLVRLGQRVIQVENSHIILTGAGALNKVLGREVYTSNNQLGGVQIMHNNGVTHTTVPDDFEGVFTILRWLSYMPKTKHSPVPVIPPKDPVEREIEFTPTKAPYDPRWLLAGRPHPTVKGAWQSGFCDHGSFMEVMGSWAQTVVVGRARLGGIPLGVIAVETRTVEVAIPADPANLDSEARLVQQAGQVWFPDSAFKTAQAIRDFNRERLPLMVFANWRGFSGGMKDMYDQVLKYGAYIVDGLREFRQPVLIYIPPHAELRGGSWVVIDPTINLLCMELYADRESRGGVLEAEGTVEIKYRRKDLLKTMRRIDSVYAGLAEQLGKQPGTPELTDKQRKDLEAKLRAREEFLLPIYHQVAVQFVDLHDTPGRMHEKGAITDILDWKNVRSFFYWRLRRLLLEGVVKCEVLQANPELSDGHIQSMLRRWFVETEGTVQAYLWDNNKAVVEWLEKHLAKEDGTRSAIRENIKYLKRDHALKHIRSIVQANPEVTMDCIIHMSQSITPSQRAKISHLLATMDGTAPS; this is encoded by the exons ATGCTCCCACTTCTACTCTCGGGATTTCTGCTCATATTGTGGCTACTTTGGAGGATTAAGGACAAGATGATGCTGGACCAAGGTGGGGAAACTCAGACTGGTTGTGGAAGCCCTGCAGCTGCAGCACAAGAGGAGATGCAAGCGGCCGATGGGCTCACCGCAGCTGTACACACCCCTGCTCCTGTTGAACACTCCACACCAATGGTTCTTGCATCATCTACCTCTGACAGCGGGGCCAACGGTCCCCAAACCCACATTGACCCCTCTGAGGGACCCATGATACCCAGGGCAGGGGGTTCCCAGCCTCCTCAGGCCTCTTCAGAGGGGATGACAGAGCAGTACACACAGACCCAACAGTCTCCCTTCGTCGTTCCTCAGCCTCCCAGTAGAACGACCAGGCCCAAGCTCAGCTCAGGCCCTGAGGTTCGACGAGCCTGTCTCAAGTTCATCCTGGGGGCATCGGAGGACAATTCATCTGATGACGAGCTGCCTTTGACCATGAAACCCCCTACAGGTTCGAGTTCCTCTGAGGCCACCGCCTCCACCGTACGGCAAACTGCATCAGCAACCTCAACTGCCTTCTCCCCCCCACAGCAAGTTCAATCAGTAACGTTAACCACCACCTCCCCTGGCATGAG GCCTAGCATGTCTCACCCACACCTGGTGAAAAAGGTTCGCGAGATCCGGAAAATGGAGCTGCAGAGAGACTTCACAGTGGCCTCGCCAGCCGAGTTTGTCACCCGCTTCGGTGGCAACCGGGTCATAAATAAG GTGCTGATAGCTAATAATGGCATAGCAGCGGTCAAATGTATGCGTTCCATCCGCCGTTGGTCCTACGAGATGTTCCGTAACGAGAGGACCATCCGTTTTGTGGTGATGGTCACCCCTGAGGACCTGAAAGCCAACGCAG AGTATATCAAAATGGCGGACCACTATGTACCCGTTCCAGGCGGagccaacaacaacaactatGCCAATGTAGAGCTGATCGTAGACATCGCCAAGAGGATTCCTGTACAG GGGGTCTGGGCCGGGTGGGGTCACGCCTCTGAGAACCCCAAACTACCTGAGCTCTTGGACAAGAACGGAATCTCTTTCTTAG GGCCGCCCAGTAAGGCCATGTGGGCTCTGGGAGATAAGGTGGCCTCCTCCATCGTGGCCCAGAGCGCAGACATCCCCACCCTGCCCTGGAGTGGATCAG GTCTGAGAGTAGACTGGACAGAGGACGACCAGAGGCTGGGCCACGTGATTAGCGTGCCTCCGGAGGTCTACGTGCACGGCTGCGTGCGCGACGTTGACGATGGACTGGCG GGAGCAGACAGAATTGGCTACCCGGTGGTGATAAAAGCGTcagaaggaggagggggcaaGGGCATCCGGAAGGTGGACAACGCTGAGGACTTTGCCAGCTTCTTTAGACAG GTGCAGGCGGAGGTGCCCGGCTCGCCCATCTTCGTCATGCAGCTGGCCCAGCATGCCCGTCACCTGGAGGTCCAGATCCTCGCCGACCAGTACGGCAACGCCATCTCCCTGTTTGGCAGAGACTGCTCCATCCAGCGGAGACATCAGAAGATCATTGAGGAGGCCCCGGCCACCATAGCATCTGCCACCACCTTCGAGCACATGGAGCAG TATGCAGTGCGGCTGGCTAAGATGGTGGGCTACGTGAGTGCAGGCACTGTGGAGTACCTCTTCTCTGAGGACGGGAGCTTCCACTTCCTGGAGCTCAACCCCCGTCTGCAGGTGGAACACCCATGCACAGAGATGATCGGAGACGTCAACCTGCCCGCCGCCCAGCTCCAG ATAGCCATGGGGATCCCCCTCCACAGGATTAAGGATATCCGCGTGCTGTATGGAGAGACTCCTTGGGGGGACACCACCATCAACTTTGAGGCCCCCGACTGTGTCCCCAGCCCCCGAGGACACGTCATCGCGGCCCGCATCACCAGCGAGAACCCAGACGAG GGCTTCAAGCCCAGCTCGGGCACGGTGCAGGAGCTCAATTTCCGCAGCAGTAAAAACGTGTGGGGCTACTTCAGCGTGGGGGCTGCTGGGGGCCTGCATGAGTTTGCTGACTCCCAGTTCGGCCACTGTTTCTCCTGGGGGGAGAACCGAGAGGAGGCCATTTC GAACATGGTGGTGGCCATGAAGGAGCTGTGTATCCGGGGGGACTTCAGGACCACGGTGGAGTACCTCATCAAGCTGCTGGAGACTGAGAGCTTCAGGAACAACGACATCGACACCGGCTGGCTGGATAATCTCATCGCTGATAAAGTTCAG GCAGAGAGGCCAGACACCACGCTGGGCGTTGTCTGTGGGTCGTTACACGTGGCGGACGCCAGCTTCAGGAAGAGCATGTCTGACTTCCTGCACTCACTGGAAAG AGGCCAGGTGCTGCCCGCAGCCAGTCTGCTGAATACGGTTGATGTGGACCTGATCTACGAGGGGGTCAAATACTGCCTCAAG GTAGCTCGCCAGTCCCCCACTACGTACGTCATCATCATGAACGGCTCGGACATCGAGATCGACGTCCACCGGCTGAGCGACGGCGGGCTCCTGCTCTCCTACAACGGCAGCAGCTACACCACCTACATGAAGGAGGAAGTGGACAG CTACCGCATCACTGTTGGCAACAAGACGTGTGTGTTTGAGAAGGAGAGGGACCCCACGGTGCTGAGGTCGTCCTCTGCCGGTAAACTCCTGCAGTACCTGGTGGAGGATGGAGGCCATATCTGCGCCGGGAACTCGTATGCGGAGATCGAG GTGATGAAGATGGTGATGACGCTGACGGTGGTGGAGTCGGGCTGTGTCCACTATGTGAAGAGGCACGGGGCGGTGCTGGAGCCTGGCTGTGTGGTGGCAAGATTGGACCTGGATGATCCCAGCAACATCCAACCA GTGGAGCTGAACACGGCCTCCTTCCCGGCCCAGCAGCCGCTGCCCATCGTGGGGGAGAAGCTCCACCAGGTCTTCCACATGGTCCTGGAGAACCTGGTCAAGGTCATGGCCGGCTACTGCCTCACCGAGCCCTACTTCAGCAACAAG GTAAAGCAGTGGGTGGACACCCTGATGAAGACCCTGCGGGACCCCTCGCTGCCCCTGCTGGAGCTCCAGGAGTTAATGACCAGCGTGGCCAGCCGCATCCCGCCCAGTGTCGAGAAGGCCATCCGCAAGGTCATGGCTCAGTACGCCAGCAACATCACCTCGGTGCTCTGCCAGTTCCCCAGCCAGAGG ATTGCCTGTATCTTGGACAGCCACGCAGCCACCCTTCAGAAGAAGGCCGACCGGGAAGTGTTCTTCATGAACACTCAGAGTATCGTCCAGCTGGTGCAGAG GTACCGCAGTGGAATCCGAGGATACATGAAGTCTGTGGTGCTGGATCTGCTCAAGTGTTACCTTCAGGTGGAGATGCAGTTCCAGCAAG CTCACTACGACAAGTGTGTGATCAACCTGAGGGAGCAGTACAAGCCTGACATGACCCCTGTGCTGGAGAGCATCTTCTCTCACGCTCAGGTCTCCAAGAAGAACGTCCTGGTCACCATACTCATC GATCAGCTGTGTGGGCGGGACCCCACCCTAGCAGACGAGCTGATGGTCATCCTGAACGAGCTCACACAGCTCAACAAGATGGAGAACTCAAAGGTGGCACTGCGTGCCAGACAG GTTTTGATCGCTTCCCATCTGCCCTCTTATGAACTGAGGCACAACCAGGTGGAGTCCATCTTTCTGTCTGCCATCGACATGTATGGACACCAGTTCTGCCCAGAGAACCTGAAG AAACTCATCCTGTCTGAGACCTCCATCTTTGACGTCTTGCCCAATTTCTTCTACCACTCTAACCGGGTGGTGTGCATGGCTGCCTTGGAG GTGTACGTGCGAAGGGGCTACATTGCTTACGAGCTGAACAGCCTCCAGCATCACCAGTTGCAGGACGGGACGTGTGCCGTAGACTTCCAGTTCATGTTGCCGTCGTCCCACCCCAACAG AGGGAGCAGCCCTACTCTGAACAG GTTGACGATGCCGGTGAACAGTGTGGGACAGTTTGAgatgaggcggcagggtagcgaACTCTTCCTAGATGGGGCGTTCTCTCCCCCATGTCAGCGCATGGGAGCCATGGTGGCCTTCCAGTGTTTCGAAGACTTCAAAAG GAACTTTGACGAGGTTATCTCCAGTTTTGCTGACCCGCTCCTGGAGAGCCCGCTTTTCCCCGAGGCCTGCTCCAGCCTCTACGAGGAGGATACCTGCAAG CAGAACATGAAGGAGAACCCCATCCACATCATCAATGTGTCCATCAAGTCGGCGGACACAGAGGATGACGATACCTTGGTCACGGCCTTCGCTGCCTTTGCCCAGTCTAAG AAGGTTTTACTCTTTGAGCACGGCATCCGAAGGATCACGTTTTTAGTCGCACAGAGG AGGGAATTTCCCAAGTTCTTCACTTTCAGAGCCAGAGACGGG tTTCAGGAGGACCGTATCTACAGGAACCTGGAGCCTGCTCTGGCCTTCCAGCTGGAGCTGAACCGCATGCGTAACTTTGACCTGACGGCCGTGCCCTGTGCCAACAGCAAGATGCACCAGTACCTGGGTGCCGCTCGCGTGCAGGAGGGCGCTGAGGTCACAGACTACCGCTACTTCATCCGAGCCATCATGCGCCACTCTGACCTCATCACAAAG gAAGCGTCATTTGAGTACCTACAGAACGAGGGCGAGCGTCTTCTCCTGGAGGCCATGGATGAGCTGGAGGTGGCCTTCAGCAACACCAAATGGCGCACCGACTGCAACCACATCTTCCTCAACTTTGTCCCGACCGTCATAATGGACCCCTCCAAG ATTGAGGAGTCGGTGCGCTCCATGGTGATGCGTTACGGCAGTAGGCTGTGGAAGCTCCGGGTGCTCCAGGCCGAGCTCAAGATCAACATCCGGCTGACGCCCACTGGGACCGCCATCCCCATCCGTCTGTTCCTCACCAACGAGTCCGGCTACTACTTGGACATCAGCTTGTATAAGGAGGTCACAGACCCCTCAACGGGACAG ATCATGTTCCAGTCGTACGGGGACAAGCAAGGCCCTCTGCACGGCATGCTCATCAACCATCCCTATGTCACCAAGGACCTGCTGCAGTCCAAACGCTTCCAGGCCCAGACTTTGGGCACCACCTACGTCTACGACTTCCCAGAGATGTTCCGACAG GCCCTCTTTAAGCTTTGGGGTCCGGGGGACAGCTACCCTAAAGACGTGCTGATGTGCACCGAGCTGGTGCTGGACCCGCATGACCGACTGGTGCAGATGAACCGCCTGCCTGGAGACAACGAG gtGGGAATGGTAGCCTTCCGGATGCGGATGAAGACTCCAGAGTATCCCGAGGGCCGCGACATCATCGTCATCTGCAACGACATCACCTACATGATTGGCTCGTTCGGGCCCCAGGAGGACCAGCTGTTCCTGCGGGCGTCGGAGATGGCCCGGGCCGAGGGCATTCCACGCATCTACATCTCAGCCAACAGCGGGGCGCGCATCGGCCTGGCCGAGGAGATACGACACATGTTCCAGGTTGCCTGGACCGACCCCCAGGACCCTTACAAG GGTTTCAAGTACCTGTACCTGACGCCCCAGGACTACACCCGCATCAGCTCCACCAACGCTGTCCACTGCCACCACGTGGAGGAGGGCGGAGAGTCCAG GTACATCATCACTGACATCATAGGGACCGAAGATGGTCTTGGGGTGGAGAACCTGAGAGGATCAGGCACCATCGCCGGGGAGTCTTCCCAGGCCTATGAAGAGATCATCACCATCAGCATG GTGACATGCCGTGCCATTGGGATCGGGGCTTATCTAGTGCGTCTGGGACAGAGGGTTATCCAGGTGGAGAACTCCCACATCATCCTGACCGGGGCTGGGGCCCTCAACAAG GTTCTGGGTCGAGAAGTGTACACCTCCAACAACCAGCTGGGAGGCGTCCAGATCATGCACAACAACGGAGTGACGCACACTACTGTGCCCGATGACTTTGAGGGCGTTTTCACTATCCTGCGCTGGCTCTCCTATATGCCGAAG ACCAAGCACTCTCCGGTGCCGGTGATCCCACCCAAGGACCCAGTGGAGAGGGAGATCGAGTTCACCCCCACCAAGGCTCCCTATGACCCCCGCTGGCTACTGGCCGGGAGGCCCCACCCCA CTGTAAAAGGAGCCTGGCAGAGTGGATTTTGTGACCATGGCTCGTTCATGGAAGTGATGGGGTCTTGGGCCCAGACAGTAGTGGTGGGCAGAGCCAG GTTAGGAGGGATTCCCCTTGGCGTCATCGCTGTGGAAACACGCACCGTTGAGGTGGCTATCCCGGCCGATCCAGCAAACTTGGATTCTGAGGCCAGA ctGGTGCAGCAGGCCGGCCAAGTGTGGTTTCCGGACTCTGCCTTCAAGACGGCCCAGGCCATCCGTGACTTCAACCGTGAGCGGCTTCCTCTGATGGTGTTCGCCAACTGGAGAGGCTTCTCCGGGGGAATGAAGG ACATGTACGACCAGGTGCTGAAGTATGGGGCCTATATCGTGGACGGCCTGCGTGAGTTCCGCCAGCCTGTGTTGATCTACATCCCGCCGCACGCTGAGCTGAGAGGGGGATCCTGGGTGGTGATCGATCCCACCATCAACCTTCTGTGCATGGAGCTCTACGCAGACCGAGAGAGCAG GGGTGGTGTTCTAGAGGCAGAGGGCACTGTGGAGATCAAGTATCGCAGGAAGGACCTGTTGAAAACCATGCGCCGGATCGACTCGGTCTACGCCGGTCTGGCTGAACAGCTTGGTAAACAGCCTG